The proteins below are encoded in one region of Belonocnema kinseyi isolate 2016_QV_RU_SX_M_011 chromosome 3, B_treatae_v1, whole genome shotgun sequence:
- the LOC117168809 gene encoding KICSTOR complex protein kaptin-like isoform X1, which translates to MENIVDLHWFPLVSQGNIYSLTKLTSTKGPNKVLVASLKRKIYLCECHQLSNHRIKPLIKELLFTYIPSGAEIVSVDAYNKSNEEDEFVIGITIMKYNSETSIERYLNIYTEGAGDGEENNSIEAIAQNCLMVELTYTPYHLYHTVIPHSTENEIVWLISGDDAKVHIIREDETSHGYMESEIEQYFPEFNELNSIALWIDIYYYDDYKRRVTVIGCECGLVRVSDVDAIKVEINRNWTLRYDNPVSSVRIFPQRNIIKKPWSLEKTPSDDVKAKLNILVNTASNSIVFEDILSKGLEKDVVLRSNNATACVLCSCIADINMDNQNEILLGTYEREVLVFANNNGIWEMTSKKLFDAPIHSICYTDLTGDGVNELVVMTQRSVHILMHDSNKIQEIWIERFRKIIAKKKENE; encoded by the exons ATGGAAAATATTGTCGATTTGCATTGGTTTCCTTTAGTCTCTCAGGGAAATATTTATTCCCTGACAAAGTTAACGTCAACAAAAGGTCCCAATAAAGTTCTTGTTGCGTCTTTAAAAAGGAAAATCTATCTCTGCGAGTGCCATCAACTTTCCAACCATAGAATAAAACCTTTAATTAAGGAATTATTATTCACATATATTCCAAGTGGTGCCGAAATCGTTTCCGTTGACGCTTATAATAAATCCAACGAGGAAGATGAATTCGTCATTGGAATTACGATTATGAAGTACAACAGTGAAACCTCCATCgagagatatttaaatatttatacagaaGGTGCCGGAGATGGCGAGGAGAATAATTCTATCGAAGCAATTGCTCAAAACTGTCTGATGGTTGAACTAACCTATACACCTTATCATTTGTATCACACAGTAATTCCTCATAGTAcggaaaatgaaattgtttggctGATATCTGGAGACGATGCTAAGGTCCATATTATCCGGGAAGATGAAACTAGTCATGGTTATATGGAGTCAGAAATAGAACAATATTTTCCGGAATTTAATGAGTTGAATTCAATCGCTTTGTGgattgatatttattattatgacgATTACAAACGAAGGGTCACTGTCATTGGGTGCGAGTGTGGATTAGTCAGAGTTTCTGATGTGGATGCAATTAAAGTTGAAATTAACAGAAATTGGACACTTAg ATATGATAATCCAGTATCCAGCGTTCGGATATTTCCTCAAAGGAACATAATAAAAAAGCCATGGAGCTTGGAGAAAACTCCCAGTGATGATGTAAAGGCCAAGTTGAATATTCTCGTAAATACAGCGAGCAATTCGATTgtctttgaagatattttaagcaAAGGCTTGGAAAAAGATGTGGTACTAAGAAGTAACAATGCCACTGCTTGTGTCCTCTGTTCCTGCATAGCAGACATAAATATGGATAATCAAAACGAAATATTACTTGGCACCTATGAGCGGGAAGTTCTCGTTTTCGCAAATAACAACGGCATCTGGGAAATgacaagtaaaaaattattcgacgCACCGATTCATTCCATATGTTATACAGATTTAACAGGTGATGGCGTAAACGAACTCGTCGTGATGACTCAGAGAAGTGTTCATATTTTAATGCACGATTCGAACAAAATTCAGGAAATCTGGATCGAacgttttagaaaaataatagcgaagaaaaaagaaaatgaataa